In the Lepidochelys kempii isolate rLepKem1 chromosome 3, rLepKem1.hap2, whole genome shotgun sequence genome, one interval contains:
- the SLC30A6 gene encoding zinc transporter 6 isoform X6 translates to MLSIRNKPFAYVSEAASTSWLQEHVADLSRSLCGIIPGLSSIFLPRMNPFVLIDLAGAFALCITYMLIEINNYFAVDTASAIAIALMTFGTMYPMSVYSGKVLLQTTPPHVIGQLDKLIREVSTLDGVLEVRNEHFWTLGFGTLAGSVHVRIRRDANEQMVLAHVTNRLYTLVSTLTVQIFKDDWIRPTLTSGPIANNMLNLSDHHVIPMPPLKATDNLNPVTSTPAKPSSPPPEFSFNTPGKNMNPVILLNTQTRPYGLGLNYGSVPYSSVFNQGLGISGMGATQGFRTGFTHVPSRYGTGTRGQPQP, encoded by the exons TCTATGTGGAATCATTCCAGGGTTGAGCAGCATCTTCCTTCCACGAATGAATCCTTTTGTCTTGATTGATCTTGCTGGTGCTTTTGCGCTTTGCATTACGTATATGTTAATTGAAATTAA CAATTATTTTGCTGTAGATACAGCTTCTGCGATCGCTATTGCTTTGATGACTTTTGGTACCATGTATCCTATGAGTGTCTACAGTGGAAAAGTACTACTTCAG ACAACCCCACCACATGTGATTGGTCAGCTAGATAAACTTATTAGAGAG GTTTCCACTTTGGATGGTGTCTTGGAGGTTAGAAATGAGCATTTCTGGACATTGGGCTTTGGTACTTTG GCTGGATCAGTACATGTACGAATTCGAAGAGATGCTAATGAACAAATGGTACTTGCTCATGTGACTAATCGACTGTATACTCTAGTCTCTACTTTGACtgttcagattttcaaagatgattGGATCAGACCGACCTTAACATCTGGGCCTATTGCAAACAATATGTTGAATCTTTCAGATCATCATGTTATTCCAATGCCACCTTTAAAGGCTACTGATAATTTGAACCCTGTTACATCCACTCCAGCTAAACCTAGCAGCCCACCTCCAGAATTTTCTTTTAACACACCGGGCAAAAATATGAACCCAGTTATCCTTTTAAACACTCAGACAAGACCCTATGGATTGGGCCTTAATTATGGATCTGTACCTTACAGCAGTGTATTCAATCAAGGACTTGGAATTTCGGGGATGGGAGCAACTCAAGGATTCAGGACTGGTTTTACACATGTCCCAAGCAGATACGGAACTGGCACTCGAGGTCAACCCCAGCCATAA